In Silene latifolia isolate original U9 population chromosome 6, ASM4854445v1, whole genome shotgun sequence, the genomic window AGTCATTGACACTAATATGGATATGAACTTCAGAAATGATCAAATGAGTACAATAAGCTTTTGTAAACAAAACTCTTCAATTTTGATGTACATACACAACCTCATCACTACAAAAGGTGGTGGCAATGTATACGAACATCAAAAATGATAACCAACCAACTACCCTCAACATTAGATCACTGGGTAGATAAAATAAGATGAAACAGAGTATATACGGCCGAAAAAGTTATCATCACTAGtccattaaaaaaaaaacagtttaaaAATTAAATACAGGATATAAGAAATCAACCTCAAAACGGTTCGTCTTCCTGTGTAGGATCAAAACCAGGCCAATACTTAGAAAGCTCCTTTATAAACCAACTAGTAATAACTGCATTTTTTCGTACAACCTCCGGATCTAATACCAGATCTGAATTTGAAGGATCATCATTTTTACATGCAACATCAAATGATTGTTCCTTCGCCTTCTCCTCATATTCATATTCCAATAAAACCCCAAACTGAGGCCAGATTCTACAAAGTTCTTCCATAAACCGCATTCTTTTCTTTAGATACCCATGCTTTTCCAACCACTGCTCAATCTCTTCATCAACGATTGTTTCAGGCACGATTGAGGGACATGCAGCAATGTCAGACGATCTTTCACCAACTTCTTCATCTTCCATCTCCATCTCACCCTCATTTAGATAGAAATCTTCATAGATCTTCTCCATTTTACGAAGATCAAAATCACCAGAAAAAGGTTtagatttttccattttttttaaaattaatcaAAGGCGAAGACAAAATTTTGTGAATCACATCatttttttgatgaagattaaaagaGGACATGCAAATTTGATGAAGAAATTAAAACATTTCACGGATTTGATGAAGAATCAgatcattttgatgaagaaattATAGCCGTTCACATATTTGATGAAGAATCAGATCGTTTTTTTGATCAAGATTAAAAAGGAGATGCAAATTAGATGAAGAATCAGATCCGTGAGCATATTTGATGAAGAatatgagaggatttgagagacGGATGAGAGATAAGGAGGGGACTTGTGAGGCGGACGAgagagaattagggtttcagGGGGGAATGGATCACAATATAAGGTGGGAGCTATTAGGGATTGGGCTGGGTTAATTAGGGGAAGGGATGATTAATGGGCTTGGGTTAGTATATTAATAGGTTGGGTTAGGGATGGTATGGGTTGCAAATAAACAAAAAAGCAAAGGGTAGAAACGTCATTATTCATGTCCAAAAaaggcaaatgggacagttatgtgaatagacgaaaatggcaaatgggacatttattgagaataggagggagtacttttcttctaaaattgcaccaacttgaggatttcggtgatttttgatgatgtttttatgttgtttggggtgattaattggtttgtgttaaggagaggtaagaaatctgggtaagtaggctctcaaataataaagggtatatcgaaaaaacatcatcaaaattcaccgaaatcctcaagttggtgcaattttagaagaaaagtaatattttggatgtaatttacaaaaaaaattatataaggctgtaattttcaaaaagtgatttttaaaaggctgtaatcaacaattttctctattTTTAATAGTAATTTTTATATTATTAAATCATGTAgataaaatttaatcaaataaatatataaaaagatTTGTTTACAATtgtttttatcactttttaataTTTCTAATTTGATACCATAATCTCATACCCACCCATTCCccgggtatgagaaacccatacctaatgggtttgaggtatgagtatgaaaccttcattttcgtcaaacaaacacatggtataagtttggttcattccaaactcatacctcatacctatattaggtgaaccaaacaccccttaCCCTCTATTTAATCCAATTGTACTCAATTTAAGTGGCGAACATTTCAACAACTTTTACAAATAAGATTTGAACTCAAATGAGAcaatttttgttttttgttttcttttactGTTGTATCAGATTTACCTTCTCCTGAAATAGTCTTGGTAATTTATTACTAACAAAGTAACAATTTCTTTGGTTCTCAATTACAACCAAGCCGCTTTTTTTGTTAAAGTCGTAAATTAAGCTCCCTATAATATTTGAGTTCATACTAATTGTTGTAGATACATCTACTTACGACGCCAACAAGATCCACATTTCGCACAATGGCTTATGACAAAAGTCGTCCATTGATCTAGCTCCTTTAGGTGTCACACAAAACGCTGCCAAACACATAAACAACGTGACTAAGGGCTAAAACCGTTTATTCAACGAGCAACTCCCCTTGAAATCGTGCTTTCTCGCAATAGTTTTCACCAATCACACATGAAATACACGGAGTACAATAAATAGTATCTATTTAAACATTAACACTTGCATATCATAAGGAATATGGTTTAATTTAAAAAATCTTAAAAAATCTTTCTATATAAGTAATTTTTTTTCCTAGTCACAATGTGAACATTGTTGTATGTATCAGTTTTGTGAACTGCTCTCAActtaagacaaaaaaaaaaaaaattatgctatttgttgctgtcaaaaaaaaaaaaaagttttgtgAACTGCTCTCAACTTAAGACAAAGGTATTATAAACTAAAGGTTGATCGATGTAATTAGACATGTGAAAGAAATCAAGGTATTTGATAGATAAGACAGACGTATTATGGATAACAGATGTTCAGATGTTAGAAATTAAACTATCTACGAAGTATCATTTTAGATTTGAGTTCATACTAATATTTGTAGATATATCTACGTAGGATCGACAACAAAATCCACGTTTCCTACAATGTCTTTTGACTAAAGACGTTGGTTGAACTAGCCCCTTTAAATAACACGTTAAATCACATACACAAAGCGCTACCAGTCACAAAAACAACATGACTAAAGACTAAAATCGTTTGTTCACTAAGCAACTTCCCTTAAAATCATGCTTTATCACAACAAATATTTTTTACATTAAAGAGAGTAAGATAAACAATTTCCATTTAAACCTTAAAACAAcatattatatactccctccaatccacacCAAACTCCCCATTCACTTTTTGGAGGTCAAACTTGGAAAAGTTTGACCGGTAATTCACTCAAAACTATAAATCattgaaaaataaaaattacatatttAGTTTTGTTATGAAAATATCTTTCACAAAATTATATTTTTTGTGAAAAATTTCTATGTTTAAAGGACGAAAACTACGGTCAAAGCGTCGCCTCGAAGACCACCCAAAAGCAAATGGGGAGTTTGgtgtggattggagggagtattatattatatatttgaatatacttctattttcgttttgtacAAATGGACTTACAAGGGTAATATATCATTATATTGTATACGAAATTCGAATCCAGAACATAAATATTACTCCTTATCATTTAACCGTTAAACTAGCTGATATCTACATATATAGTACTTCGTATAAATCTACGAGATCATGAATCTATGGTCGATATTTTAGAAAGTACagtccgtcttgcttcagaccgccttatttcagaccacaataagacctctcacaagtgggaagcacatgaccccatgtgctttcccactcacaccctaaatgagtttttttgtgagagaaaatggtatctaTCTGACTATTTTAGACGGATATGACgaactgaaataagaatttgtgtagaAAGTAAAAGGAATCTTAATTCTCGTGACTAAAAAGGGATGTATAGTGGGTTCGATGAAAAAAAACGAACCTGAAGACAATAACAACAGTTAAAAACCCAACACAACACAAACACATTTGACCGTTCATATTATCAACAAATTCATCACTTCCCTCTCTCTTAACTTCCCTCCATGACCGGCGGCGGCGGTCCTTACGACCTTACGCCACCGCAACAACCACCGTCCGACGGCGAATTCCTCCTCCGCCTTCTCCAAAGCCACCGAAACAACCAGCGTCAACCACCGCAACAACCACCGTATAATCTCACCCTCGATCCCGCCGTCTCCGCCGTCGGCCCTTCTCTCTCCATCccctcccaaaaccctaattttcaacaacaattacaacaacaacaacaattgcaacaattacaacaattacagcaacaacaacaacaacaacaacacgggTCTTTGTTTTCGTCACCTCCATGGCCCCACCACCTCTCTCCTTCCCCTCAAACGGCGCCGTTTCGCTCTGCTCCTCACCAACACTTCCGCCAACAACAaccacagcaacaacaacaagggTTTGGtaatggtatgaaagattcaaacTTTGATCAGGGTTTTGATTTGTTTAAGGAACGGGAATTGGGTTTTAATCGAGGAAGTATTACACGAAATGGGTTCGATCCGAATCGTAGAATTGACCCGAGAGTGAACTGGGTTCCTAATCATGGTTCGCCTCCCAATTCGAGGCAGTCCGGTTCTGGTTCTGGTTCCGGTTCCAGTTCAGGTCCTCCCCCAGGGTTTCCAGGGAGTAATTTGAACCAAATTCGGAACCGGGGTGACTTGTATAATGTAGGTGGCAGGGAATCAAGCAGTAGTTATAGGAGTTTGAGTGGGGTTAATGGAAAGGAGTATGAGAAAGAGGGGCGGTTTTCGAGAGGAGACAATGgggttgggtttggaggaggtggtggtggtggaggtggaggtgggcTTAGTGGGCAGGTTGATCACCCTGGTTTGCCAGCTGGGAGTGCTCTTAATTCGGTTTTGGGTTCGGATGTTGAGCAGTCATTGAAGGTGTTACATGGTGGAGAGAGTGATAATGGGGTTAGTCAGGATGAAATTGATGAGTTGAGTGAGTATCTTGTCGATTCGGTTCTTGAGGAGGAGCCTTCTACTGAGAAGAGTGAGGCCAGTGATCAGAAGAAACCCCGTGACAAGGTAGTAATATTTGGATGTGTTTTACTTCTGTTTTGATGTTTAAAGTTGTGCACTTTGATTCGTTTGCGCGTTTGGTAGTTGTTTGAACTTTGGAATGGTAGCGAATGTTAGGTTGGTTTGTTTAGGTGCGAGTAATATGTCTACTAGAAGCTTGAACATATATTGGATACACTTTGTTATGAATACCTATATGTGGAAGTTGCTCTATGTAAACGTCAAAGGAATCATCATAAGTAGCTTACCATGTACTCCCTCCGCcgcggtcatttgttgtcctttggttttggcacaaagaccaaggaaagaggattaGGCCAGTTACTAGATGACAAGTGGATTAAGTTGAGTGTGAACGATCAAATtaatcatcaaattcattcttaaaatagaaaggacaacaaatgactgagacacccaaaaataaaaaaggacaacaaatgaccgggacagagggagtattatgtTGCATTCAGATTTTTAAACTGTTGTGCGTTTGGTAGATGTTCCCAATGGACGCCTATCTTACGTTGATTTGGTGTAAGTGCAGCTGTGCAAGTAATGTCTCTTATAAAACAGATATCAGTATGCTGTGTTATGGTTTCCTGTATATGGAAGTCACCCTGAATTAGCTAAAAAGGAATCATCATAACGAGCTTACTCTTTTGTATGGGTGCATTGACTGTTTgttaatgttgtgtgtgtttcaAATTTTCAGTGGTGATTCTGTTAACATAATTGATTTGTGATTATATCCATTGGTGCGCACCAAATTATTTACGGTGTCCACAAATGGAAAGCATTAAAACTGTCTACGTCTCGTATTTTTAACATAAAGGGGTGCCGCATTTGATATCTTTGAGTTATAGTGTTGACCTGGGAGGCTGGGGCATGGGTGCAtggcattaatacatttttttaaGAAAAGGCTAGGTATAAGCTTATAAGTCTCAAATAGTTTTGAGACTTATAGAAACATCCCCACATTTTTAaaactatatatatataggctAAGTAGGCTGGCATGGCATTAACACAATTTTTTTGAAACTTGTAGAAAAAATTAGGTATAAGCTAAGTAAGCTCAAATAATCAACCAACCATGGCTATCTGCCATTCCTCCTTAAATTATGCCAACTTTGCAAGGATTATCAGTGATGAAGGGGCCTATATAAATGTGGGCTAGCAACTTGTTAAGGGTCACTAACAGTCATTGGTTAGGGGATGAGTGATAATAGGAGGGAGGGATAACAATTATTAACGGTCTTTGAATAAGGAGCGTCTGGTTTTATGAGCTGCAGCATAATCTTGTATGGGGGTTGTGTCATATACTCATATCCGACTTTCCCCAAGGAGGATACTAGAGAGAAGCTAGGAGTGGTGATGGTATGGACCTGGCTATGTAGATGGCACTCTAGTTATTTATTTCCAAAGATGGTGGCTATAAAAGTAATATTCTCGTTTGTGGTACAGAGTTTTCTGTGTTTGCTATGGCAGCATCAATTCTATCCGTGGATTTTCATCTATTAGTGGTTTATGGTTGAGTAAATTTTGCAAGACAGGAAAGAGGcaggtttatttttgttaaatttttgttCTATTGCTGTAGCGAAATTGCGTGTGTAATTTTGCAGTATAAAGGCCCTGAAGCAATATGCGAGCTACAttgtttcttcttttcttatatCCCACTGTTAGACATCATGTTGTCACAGTTTTGTTCCGTGACTTCTTTGACCAGTAAGAGTTAATATTAGCTTGCAAGTTGCAATCACAATgcgtttttatttgttttatgaAATATCCCTTTTGTGTTGTGCCTTCATCTAGGATTTCAGATCAGATGCCAGAGGAAAATGGATCCTTCCCCAAAGGACAAGGAACTCTAAAAAAATGATTGAGTGCAGGAGAGATATACATAGATTGGCAGTCCCGTTCCTTGAAATTTACAAATCCCTAATACCACCAGAGGAGGAAAAGTTAAAGCAAAAGCAGTTGATGTCGTTGCTGGAGAAACTTGTATGCAAAGAATGGCCACATGCTAAGCTGTATTTGTATGGTTCATGTGCCAATTCCTTTGGAGTTTCAAAAAGTGATATTGATGTCTGCCTTGCCATTGCTGATCAAGATGTCAATAAAGCAGAAATATTGTTGAAACTCGCTGATATTTTAGAATCAGATAATCTCCAAAATGTGCAGGCGAGTCAAACTAGTTTCTTTGTTGCAATTTTGTCTTGATCTCTTCTACCGGTGATTTTATCGGTCCTCTATCAAGGGTCTGGATGTTTTCTTTACTCACTCACTCGCTCTTTCATTTTTTTCCTTTATCCTTGTTAGGCCACTCACGTCTAACCCCAGGCACATCGCACACACATCCATGTTTATTTGACACTTCACTATGTGGTTGTTTGCAAGTATTCAACTTTCAAAATAAACGTTTTTGAGATAGCAAAACACATTATAGACTTGTCCAGAGCTGTTATATTAGTAAAACTACGGGCTAGAATTGAATCATCAGGAATACATGTTTTTCCTTGAAAAGTACTGAAACTCTATTCGAGTTGGACAATAATGACTGGCTCTTATTCACTAATAAATGACCACTGAAGAGAAACTGTTATTTATCTCAAGGTTCTATTCCTCTTCTGTTTGCTGCATAATTTGGGGGGTTGTATATTTATTCCTCCAAAAATTCAAACTGAAGTTGATGAAGGAGCATTATTTACTTTCTTTGATACTTAAGTTGTGCTTCCAGTTGATATGTTCTTTGCTGATTAGTGATTACTTCTCTTGGATTGCAGGCATTGACCCGCGCACGGGTTCCCATAGTGAAACTTATGGATCCAGTTACCGGAATCTCGTGTGACATTTGCATTAACAATGTTTTGGCTGTTGTCAATACAAAGTTGCTCAGAGATTATGCAGAAATAGATGTGAGACTCAGGCAGTTGGCCTTTCTTGTCAAACATTGGGCAAAGTCCAGAGGCGTCAATGCAACATACCAAGGAACATTGTCGAGCTATGCGTGAGTTTTTCTAGAGTAATTGCTACCTTGCTGTATGACTGAATTTATGGAGTAGCTAATGGTTCAAAACGTTGCATTGTTCTGTTTGCACATCattttttatacttaaaaccacATACCTACGGGAAGAATTGCTTTCTTTGTTGTTCTGTCCTTAATGTTACCATTGATATGAACTTTAACTAGCGACCTAAAATTTTAAAGTGACAATactatttatttttttatatgGCTTTGTTGGAGGGAAGACGTTAGTTGAGTCAAACGAGCCAGTGGTTGTCTACGCAACAATTATATACCTTTTCACTAGATTAAAACTAGTAGCTTAGTGTTTTCCATTTAGTGTAACAGTCTTTGTCAGTCATGTTGGCGCTACACTTGAACTTAGCTCTACACTTAAAACTCTCTCATGGCGGGTGGGAAGATTTATAATACGAGTATTTTCTTGTGATGTTGATATGTGCATCCACCATATATTTTTATGTGTCTTCTGCAATCAGAAACGGTTATGTGGTCGTTTTGGTAATTTTGAATTGGTTGTTTTAGATTGGGTCAGTTTTGGGCTTGAGTCATTTTGGGTCTGATTGTGGGGTTGGGTTACCTGTGCAAATGGTCAGTTCTGATAGGTGTAATTACCTGTGTACATGTATCTTTAAATATACAAGCATATAGTGATGTACTCCGTAATAATCAGTCGTAATTTACTTATGCAGGTATGTACTGATGTGCATTCACTTCTTGCAACAGCGAAATCCTCCTATCCTTCCATGCTTACAGGTTACATTTTCTAACTTGCTGATCACTTTTGTGTAATTGTTCTCTGTTGCTTTTTACTTGTTAGAGTATGTGGTTGGCTTATACTAGTTCTTCAACATGACTCGGAAACGAAATTGTGGAAACGTACCAACTATTTTTGGTAAATATCATTATTTTTTAGTTAGGttgtactccctccatcccatttttatttttattgtccCCCTTTGCATTTGGGATTATTTAAGAAAAGATGGTGAAATACCAATCCTACCCTTTGAATTTAAGGGAATGGGGATAATATCACTGGGATGAAGATGGTAGTAGCTAAATTATCTAGGGACAATATTGGGAGTTTACAACTTTTCCTAACTAGATTTAGAAAGGGGGAAATAATTATGGGATAAATTTTTAGAGGGAAGGGGACAATAAAAATGGGATAGAGAGAGTATTTCGGGAAAATGATTTATGCAAGTGCTTTGAATCATCCGATGTTATAGAAGGACTCGCAGAAGGATAGTCCCTTTTGCTTATTATTAATGGCCATGGGGATAAAAATGCATTTTTTAGAACTGCAGAAGCAAGAATTCTTGTGTACTCGATCTTTACCACATAATTCATTTTTACTTTGTATTTCATGGCAATTGAAAGGTTTCCAAGGTCATTGAGAGAAAAAATTGTTTTTCGAATAGGATACTTTTTGAATGTTTTTCGCTTTCAATCTCAAAATCAGTGGGAGTACTATCTATGAGGCTATGACGCAAGTTGTGTATTTAGTCTCTATTATAATCTCATTACTTGTGTCTCATAATTATCACTCCTTCGACTTAGAAATGCCTTCTATATTTTCACACTGGGTTGAATGTGAGCTCTTCAAATCTGTATAGTCGAAATTGATCATGCCTCGGGGCTCAGGCTTCCATGTCCTAGATTCATATTACAAGCAAATCCTATAATTGCTACCATGTCTTAGATTCGTATTAAATGCAAAATGTCTTCTATTGGACTTATGAAACTTCTCTTTAACATTAATATATTTCTCCTTCTTGAACGTAAACTGTTTTTGCTCGATTTCAGGGCATGAAGCCAACTTATGCTGTGACCATTGATCACATTGACTGCTCTTTCTTTGACCAAGTTGAGAAACTTCGCAATTTTGGGGCCCAAAATAAAGAAAATATTGCTCAACTTATGTGGGGGTTCTTTAGTTATTGGGCATATTGTCATGACTATGCAAATACAGTCGTATCCGTTCGAACTGGAAACACCCTCAGGTGAATCTCTATTTTTTTTGCAATCAGTTGCAAACTCTTGTTTCTCCTATTTGCAACTTCATGCTTTCACTGGGGACTAGTTCTCGACTTTTTTTTTAATACCAACCCTACAACCGTCAAGAAAATTTTCTTCTCCATTTTATGTGGACTATGTTGTTATAGCAAGAACTTTCCACCTTCCTTGGTTTCGAGGACAAATATTTATCGTACTTATAGTCCTCACTAGGGAGTTATGGTATCGCACTCTTGTCAGACAAGACCCTCAAGGTTATGGTCCTTACGGATATGGTTTCTGTCTCAACCTGTTATCAATCCGAGACTTCTCTTAGGAGAGGCAAAAAGGGAGGTCCGCTTGGCAATTTAGGAAGAGATTATTTAATGAAGCATTTAGTCGTAAGATATTTGACGAGTTTAAGCTTTACCTTTCAAGTCTCAAATATCTGACCATTTAACTTTTATTAAACTCAAATAATTTTAATGTCGCGATGCAATGTCAATTTGGCATGTGTTCTCGTctctggcaaacgggtcaatcagGTTGGGGTCGGGTTCGAGTCAACTTccggtcgggtcatttcgggtctatAGATTTTGGGTCGGGGCGGGTCATTTCGGGGTCCGGACAGCTATTAgcct contains:
- the LOC141586025 gene encoding UTP:RNA uridylyltransferase 1, whose product is MTGGGGPYDLTPPQQPPSDGEFLLRLLQSHRNNQRQPPQQPPYNLTLDPAVSAVGPSLSIPSQNPNFQQQLQQQQQLQQLQQLQQQQQQQQHGSLFSSPPWPHHLSPSPQTAPFRSAPHQHFRQQQPQQQQQGFGNGMKDSNFDQGFDLFKERELGFNRGSITRNGFDPNRRIDPRVNWVPNHGSPPNSRQSGSGSGSGSSSGPPPGFPGSNLNQIRNRGDLYNVGGRESSSSYRSLSGVNGKEYEKEGRFSRGDNGVGFGGGGGGGGGGGLSGQVDHPGLPAGSALNSVLGSDVEQSLKVLHGGESDNGVSQDEIDELSEYLVDSVLEEEPSTEKSEASDQKKPRDKDFRSDARGKWILPQRTRNSKKMIECRRDIHRLAVPFLEIYKSLIPPEEEKLKQKQLMSLLEKLVCKEWPHAKLYLYGSCANSFGVSKSDIDVCLAIADQDVNKAEILLKLADILESDNLQNVQALTRARVPIVKLMDPVTGISCDICINNVLAVVNTKLLRDYAEIDVRLRQLAFLVKHWAKSRGVNATYQGTLSSYAYVLMCIHFLQQRNPPILPCLQGMKPTYAVTIDHIDCSFFDQVEKLRNFGAQNKENIAQLMWGFFSYWAYCHDYANTVVSVRTGNTLSKHEKDWTRRVGNDRHLICIEDPFEVTHDLGRVVDKHSIRVLREEFERAAWIMQYDPNPCATLFEPYVPPP